Proteins from a genomic interval of Lolium perenne isolate Kyuss_39 chromosome 1, Kyuss_2.0, whole genome shotgun sequence:
- the LOC139834976 gene encoding uncharacterized protein: MGDMNEILYPFEKEGGRARPSQYLQAFQDTLTECGLSDLGFIGDKYTWHRAGIRERLDRVVACDNWRSKFSNAVVQNLDYERSDHRPILLSFGLTTTNEVRSTSVLRFEARWLREKSFHEIVENAWATSGYQAQEGLAGRLAFVHDSLHKWDRSVLKKPQNKIKQVKREFEEITRAELNEENLRREKELAAELEKLLEQEEVYWAQRSRINWLKFGDQNTGFFHHFASSRRARNKIKRLKSENGDDVEDLAQLNPMISDYFAGLFTTEVDEPDPDLIEKVTPRVSTAMNEELLKPYTAEEVKKALFSIGDMKAPGSDGLHAIFFKKCWHIFGDSLTAEVLQAINSKQIPEGWNDTPH; encoded by the exons ATGGGAGACATGAATGAGATACTTTATCCGTTTGAGAAGGAAGGGGGAAGAGCTCGGCCTAGCCAGTACCTGCAAGCTTTCCAGGATACTTTGACAGAGTGCGGCCTGTCTGATCTAGGCTTTATCGGAGACAAATATACATGGCACAGAGCGGGGATCCGGGAACGGCTAGATAGAGTAGTTGCATGTGATAACTGGAGATCGAAATTCAGTAATGCTGTTGTACAGAATCTGGATTATGAAAGGTCAGATCACAGACCCATTCTTCTTAGTTTTGGTTTGACTACGACAAATGAAGTAAGAAGTACCTCTGTGCTACGTTTTGAGGCTCGGTGGTTGAGGGAAAAAAGCTTTCATGAAATAGTGGAGAATGCCTGGGCTACTTCAGGCTATCAAGCTCAAGAGGGTTTGGCCGGAAGATTAGCTTTTGTGCACGATAGTTTGCACAAGTGGGACAGGTCTGTACTGAAGAAACCACAGAACAAGATTAAACAAGTTAAGAGGGAATTTGAAGAGATCACCCGGGCTGAGTTAAATGAAGAGAATCTGAGGAGAGAAAAGGAGCTCGCGGCGGAATTAGAAAAACTCCTGGAACAAGAGGAAGTGTACTGGGCACAGAGGAGTAGAATAAATTGGCTCAAATTTGGTGATCAAAATACGGGGTTTTTTCATCATTTTGCATCTAGTCGCAGAGCTAGGAACAAAATAAAGAGACTTAAGTCGGAAAATGGTGATGATGTGGAGGATTTGGCCCAACTAAATCCTATGATTTCAGACTATTTTGCGGGACTGTTCACAACAGAGGTGGATGAACCAGACCCTGACCTTATAGAAAAAGTGACACCTCGGGTGTCAACAGCGATGAATGAAGAGTTACTAAAGCCTTATACTGCAGAGGAAGTAAAGAAAGCACTCTTCTCAATTGGAGACATGAAAGCCCCGGGATCTGATGGGCTTCATGCAATTTTCTTTAAGAAGTGTTGGCACATTTTTGGGGACTCCCTGACTGCTGAAGTTCTTCAAGCTATTAATTCTAAACAGATACCTGAGGGCTGGAACGATACG CCTCATTGA
- the LOC127327724 gene encoding protein phosphatase 2C 51, protein MRQAAGDDDQGLARRVVAAGHESDGVRAARRRRRLEHRRHGRKTPREVDDLAASKVRPGTGDDGASSDTSSAEAGRGILLPPCLSHGAVSVIGRRREMEDAVAVKRTFLSSPPTAEAVDGCGGDEDFFAVYDGHGGARVAEACRDRMHVVLAEELLRLRLAGTAAPSAGDALGMKEALAASFARVDGEVVGGAAAGADADVDEARSRTVGSTAVVAVVGRRRIVVANCGDSRAVLSRAGVAVPLSTDHKPDRPDELQRVEAAGGRVINWNGSRVLGVLSTSRSIGDYYLKPYVSAEPEVTAVERTEKDEFLVLASDGLWDVVSNEMACRVARSCLNGHLAAAFPESVSGRSATDAAALLTELAISRGSKDNISVVVVELRRLRSRAGSRRASAPAGSEIKL, encoded by the exons ATGAGGCAGGCGGCGGGCGACGATGACCAAGGCCTCGCGCGGAGAGTCGTCGCGGCCGGCCACGAAAGCGACGGCGTCAGGGCCGCGCGGCGTCGGCGCCGCCTAGAGCACCGGCGCCACGGCCGCAAAACACCGCGGGAGGTGGACGACCTGGCGGCGAGTAAGGTCCGGCCCGGAACGGGTGACGACGGGGCGTCCTCCGATACGTCGTCGGCGGAAGCGGGCCGCGGGATCCTCCTCCCGCCCTGCCTGTCGCACGGCGCCGTGTCGGTCATCGGCCGCCGCCGCGAGATGGAGGACGCCGTCGCCGTCAAGCGGACCTTCCTGTCCTCTCCGCCGACTGCGGAAGCCGTGGACGGGTGCGGCGGTGACGAGGACTTCTTCGCGGTGTAcgacggccacggcggcgcgcgggtGGCGGAGGCGTGCAGGGACCGGATGCACGTCGTGCTCGCCGAGGAGCTTCTGCGCCTGCGTCTCGCTGGCACCGCGGCTCCGTCAGCCGGGGACGCTCTTGGCATGAAGGAGGCCCTGGCGGCCAGCTTCGCGAGGGTGGACGGCGAGGTGGTCGGGGGCGCGGCCGCCGGCGCGGACGCCGACGTCGACGAGGCGCGCTCGCGGACCGTGGGCTCCACCGCCGTGGTCGCCGTCGTGggccgccgccgcatcgtcgtCGCCAACTGCGGCGACTCGCGCGCCGTGCTCTCCCGCGCCGGCGTCGCCGTGCCGCTCTCCACTGACCACAAG CCAGATCGGCCGGACGAGCTGCAAAGGGTGGAAGCCGCGGGAGGCAGGGTGATCAACTGGAACGGATCCCGTGTCCTTGGAGTTCTATCCACCTCTAGATCCATAG GGGACTACTACCTGAAGCCGTACGTGAGCGCGGAGCCGGAGGTGACGGCGGTGGAGCGGACGGAGAAGGACGAGTTCCTGGTCCTCGCCAGCGACGGGCTCTGGGACGTGGTGTCCAACGAGATGGCCTGCCGGGTGGCCAGGAGCTGCCTCAACGGCCACCTCGCCGCCGCGTTCCCGGAGTCCGTGTCCGGGCGCAGTGCCACCGACGCCGCCGCGCTCCTCACCGAGCTCGCCATCTCCCGCGGCAGCAAGGACaacatcagcgtcgtcgtcgtcgagctcAGGCGGCTCAGGAGCAGAGCGGGGAGCCGGCGTGCCTCTGCGCCCGCCGGAAGCGAGATTAAGTTGTAG